In a genomic window of Streptomyces sp. BHT-5-2:
- a CDS encoding NAD(P)/FAD-dependent oxidoreductase, whose protein sequence is MTAPERIVVVGASLAGLRAAEALRDEGFTGELTLLGDEPYPPYDRPPLSKAVLSGRLSTDRIELPRVRDIGARWLLGTRATGLDARARRVTLADGRQVDYDRLLIATGTRSRPWPAERGGALHGVHLLRSRDDADRLRAVLADGPGRVLVIGAGFTGGEVASVCRDLGLAVTVTQRSGAPLASALGGVIGGVAARWYRDAGVDLRLDTTVRALEGDADGRLRRAVLADGTTVTADVAVVAAGALANTEWLAGSGLAADDHGVTCDAACRALAEDGTPLPDVFVAGDVARWPHPLYPGQLLRLDHWDNAVAQARTAAHNMTHPPHAHRDHRPLPAFWSNQFGTNLKCIGLPALADQVVVTQGALDQRQFVAAYGHRGRLVAVVAVDSPRVLDGYAALIEAGAPFPPVINATDGPDRLEPVDAAFPRSAPTATDRPTGPALGRLPAPSDPPVPVAPPAPHTPHTPRTTPTASALAAHE, encoded by the coding sequence ATGACCGCGCCCGAGCGCATCGTCGTGGTCGGCGCTTCCCTGGCCGGACTGCGTGCCGCCGAGGCGCTGCGGGACGAGGGGTTCACCGGCGAACTCACCCTCCTCGGCGACGAGCCGTACCCGCCCTACGACCGCCCGCCGCTGTCCAAGGCGGTGCTGTCCGGCCGGCTGTCCACCGACCGCATCGAGCTGCCCCGGGTGCGCGACATCGGCGCCCGATGGCTGCTCGGCACCCGCGCGACCGGCCTGGACGCGCGGGCCCGTCGGGTGACGCTGGCCGACGGGCGGCAGGTGGACTACGACCGACTGCTGATCGCCACCGGCACCCGGTCCCGGCCCTGGCCCGCGGAGCGGGGCGGCGCCCTGCACGGCGTGCACCTGCTGCGCTCCCGTGACGACGCGGACCGGCTGCGGGCAGTACTGGCCGACGGGCCGGGCCGGGTGCTGGTCATCGGCGCCGGCTTCACCGGCGGCGAGGTCGCCTCGGTCTGCCGCGACCTGGGCCTGGCGGTGACCGTGACCCAGCGCAGCGGCGCCCCGCTGGCGAGCGCGCTGGGCGGGGTGATCGGCGGCGTCGCGGCCCGCTGGTACCGCGACGCGGGCGTCGACCTGCGGCTCGACACCACCGTCAGAGCCCTGGAAGGCGATGCCGACGGACGGCTGCGACGCGCGGTCCTCGCCGACGGCACGACGGTGACCGCCGACGTGGCCGTCGTCGCCGCCGGCGCGCTGGCCAACACCGAGTGGCTGGCCGGCTCCGGACTGGCCGCCGACGACCACGGCGTGACCTGCGACGCGGCCTGCCGGGCCCTGGCCGAGGACGGAACACCGCTGCCGGACGTCTTCGTCGCCGGCGACGTCGCCCGCTGGCCGCATCCGCTCTACCCGGGGCAGCTGCTGCGCCTGGACCACTGGGACAACGCCGTCGCCCAGGCACGTACCGCCGCCCACAACATGACCCACCCACCGCACGCCCACCGAGACCACCGACCGCTGCCGGCGTTCTGGTCCAACCAGTTCGGGACGAACCTCAAGTGCATCGGCCTGCCGGCCCTCGCCGACCAGGTCGTGGTCACCCAAGGCGCCCTCGACCAGCGGCAGTTCGTCGCCGCCTACGGGCACCGGGGACGTCTGGTCGCCGTCGTGGCGGTGGACTCGCCCCGCGTCCTCGACGGGTACGCGGCACTGATCGAGGCCGGGGCGCCCTTCCCGCCGGTGATCAACGCCACCGACGGACCCGACCGGCTCGAACCCGTCGATGCCGCGTTCCCCCGGTCTGCCCCCACCGCGACCGACCGGCCCACCGGTCCGGCACTCGGACGCCTGCCCGCTCCGTCCGACCCGCCGGTCCCCGTCGCTCCGCCCGCACCGCACACACCGCACACACCGCGTACCACGCCCACGGCGTCCGCCCTGGCCG
- a CDS encoding ferredoxin gives MLPGSTDFADLPDSGAAADPTDPTASPPDGPRLVVDLNRCQNYGQCVYAAPTVFRFHGEEVLEYDYAPAPGTRREVERAAAACPVQAITLGRATEPAPRAPEGVR, from the coding sequence ATGCTCCCCGGATCCACTGATTTCGCTGATCTCCCCGACTCGGGCGCAGCCGCCGACCCGACCGATCCCACCGCTTCCCCGCCCGACGGGCCCCGGCTGGTCGTGGACCTGAACCGCTGCCAGAACTACGGGCAGTGCGTCTACGCCGCGCCGACCGTCTTCCGGTTCCACGGCGAGGAGGTGCTGGAGTACGACTACGCGCCCGCCCCCGGCACCCGTCGGGAGGTCGAGCGGGCCGCCGCGGCCTGCCCCGTACAGGCCATCACCCTGGGCAGGGCCACCGAGCCCGCCCCGCGAGCGCCGGAGGGTGTGCGATGA
- a CDS encoding TetR/AcrR family transcriptional regulator, whose protein sequence is MSAEQNEPVRQRLTRAEAKARTRRLLLDAAARVFARKGFAGASVEEIAESAGFSIGALYSNFGGKEALFLELMAERGLGRVAEAAQTLERHEAGTGEAAAELGRLLVHVADKDTDFAPLQAEFWLYAVRNPHVLDTMAAALREPRQALEGLIDTWLTEQGAPTDIPAESVATVVAALFQGLVRLRRVDPDSVPEELFGQALVWMFAGIVSGAAPAGGTDHS, encoded by the coding sequence ATGAGTGCCGAGCAGAACGAACCCGTACGCCAGCGCCTGACCCGCGCCGAGGCCAAGGCCCGCACCCGCCGCCTCCTGCTGGACGCGGCGGCCCGGGTCTTCGCGCGCAAGGGGTTCGCCGGGGCCTCGGTGGAGGAGATCGCCGAGTCCGCCGGCTTCTCCATCGGTGCCCTGTACTCCAACTTCGGCGGCAAGGAGGCGCTCTTCCTGGAACTGATGGCGGAACGCGGACTGGGACGCGTCGCCGAAGCCGCCCAGACCCTCGAACGGCACGAGGCCGGCACCGGAGAGGCCGCCGCCGAGCTGGGGCGCCTGCTGGTCCACGTCGCCGACAAGGACACCGACTTCGCCCCGCTCCAGGCCGAGTTCTGGCTCTACGCGGTACGCAATCCGCACGTCCTCGACACCATGGCCGCCGCGCTCCGCGAACCACGCCAGGCACTGGAGGGCCTGATCGACACCTGGCTCACCGAGCAGGGCGCCCCCACGGACATCCCCGCCGAATCCGTGGCCACGGTCGTGGCCGCGCTGTTCCAGGGGCTGGTGCGCCTGCGGCGGGTCGATCCGGACAGCGTCCCCGAAGAGCTCTTCGGCCAGGCACTGGTCTGGATGTTCGCCGGCATCGTCTCCGGCGCCGCCCCGGCAGGCGGTACGGACCACAGCTGA
- a CDS encoding caspase, EACC1-associated type, translating into MLIGTGRFTDDALHHVPAVEANIRSLRAALTHPTHGLFAPEHCRLVSDPADHKAVGAALSWAAQEADDLLLVYYAGHGVLDGNGLLHLALVHTDPAHAGFTAVPIDLVKRIVGEARATSRVLLVDCCFSGRAGSAMAEPSHLAVGQLDWSGTYTLTSTTRNEPAHAPEGASHTAFTGALLQALATAPALTLDEVYVAVHRELTGRALPPPQRWSAGAAGSLVLMRTPAGTSGGPPLHPPPFQHAAPAPPPAVRGRGRRRVVAAAAGGVLATALVATLGLWAMHASGQSADSALGNGSTPHSATPQPTPRSTPPPTSSSPSPHPRPDPLASKKAGYHDKSITLQASCKPSTIQLLDLDKPAVTTITADALAYTEDADLAYSGCYGALAYNSDNPRVKVGLAAPDTHTAGDCRAAAGRSPLPQPIEVTRITPGLVWCVITTENRVAKVTFTKVGPPRESGAETNSPSPALELTATLWDTP; encoded by the coding sequence GTGCTGATCGGCACGGGCAGGTTCACGGACGACGCTCTGCACCACGTCCCCGCCGTCGAGGCGAACATCCGCTCACTGCGGGCCGCGTTGACGCATCCGACGCACGGTCTGTTCGCCCCTGAGCACTGCCGACTGGTGTCCGATCCCGCCGACCACAAGGCCGTGGGGGCGGCGCTGAGTTGGGCGGCCCAGGAGGCCGACGACCTGCTGCTGGTGTACTACGCCGGGCACGGCGTGTTGGATGGGAACGGGCTGCTGCACCTGGCGCTCGTCCACACCGACCCCGCGCACGCCGGTTTCACCGCCGTCCCGATCGACCTGGTCAAGCGGATCGTGGGCGAGGCCCGGGCGACGTCGCGGGTGCTGCTGGTAGACTGTTGTTTCTCGGGCCGGGCGGGGTCCGCGATGGCCGAGCCCAGCCACCTCGCCGTGGGCCAACTCGACTGGTCAGGCACCTACACCCTCACCTCCACCACGAGGAACGAACCGGCGCACGCGCCCGAAGGAGCCAGCCACACGGCGTTCACCGGCGCGCTGCTCCAGGCACTGGCCACGGCGCCTGCGCTCACCCTCGACGAGGTCTACGTCGCGGTGCACCGCGAACTGACCGGCCGCGCGCTGCCCCCGCCGCAGCGCTGGTCCGCGGGCGCGGCCGGGTCGCTGGTCCTGATGCGGACGCCGGCAGGGACGTCCGGCGGACCACCGCTCCACCCGCCCCCGTTCCAACACGCTGCGCCGGCTCCACCCCCGGCCGTTCGCGGACGCGGCCGACGCCGAGTGGTGGCGGCCGCAGCCGGCGGCGTGCTGGCCACGGCGCTGGTGGCGACCCTGGGGTTGTGGGCGATGCATGCCAGCGGCCAGTCCGCCGACAGCGCACTGGGCAACGGCAGCACACCGCACTCCGCCACGCCACAACCCACTCCCCGCAGCACTCCCCCGCCGACGTCCTCCTCCCCCTCTCCGCACCCGCGCCCCGACCCCTTGGCATCGAAGAAGGCCGGCTATCACGACAAGTCCATCACCCTGCAGGCGAGTTGCAAGCCGAGCACGATCCAGCTGCTCGACCTGGACAAGCCCGCCGTCACCACCATCACCGCCGATGCCCTGGCCTACACCGAGGACGCCGACCTCGCCTACTCGGGCTGTTACGGGGCTCTCGCGTACAACTCCGACAACCCGCGGGTGAAAGTCGGTCTGGCCGCACCCGATACCCATACGGCCGGTGACTGTCGGGCCGCGGCCGGGCGCTCGCCGCTGCCCCAGCCCATCGAGGTCACAAGGATCACCCCCGGACTCGTCTGGTGCGTGATCACCACCGAGAACCGGGTGGCGAAGGTGACCTTCACCAAGGTGGGACCACCCCGCGAAAGTGGCGCGGAGACCAACTCACCGAGCCCCGCCCTCGAACTGACCGCGACGTTGTGGGACACGCCGTAG
- a CDS encoding effector-associated constant component EACC1, translated as MTAEGAEAEDRLRSLQEWLVSDDRLRGRVEWLRRPPQQGHMGAALDTLTVVLGTGGVAALVTPLCTWLSSRRPDVSLTVELPNGRKISVDVKRAHDERAVIREIASLLTPPDGPER; from the coding sequence GTGACGGCCGAAGGGGCCGAGGCCGAGGACCGGCTCCGGTCGCTGCAGGAGTGGCTGGTATCGGACGACCGGCTGCGCGGGCGGGTGGAGTGGCTGCGACGGCCGCCGCAGCAGGGTCATATGGGCGCCGCACTGGACACCCTCACCGTCGTCCTGGGCACCGGCGGGGTCGCCGCACTCGTCACCCCGCTCTGCACCTGGCTGTCCAGCCGTCGCCCCGACGTCTCGCTGACCGTCGAACTCCCGAACGGCCGCAAGATCAGCGTCGACGTCAAACGGGCCCACGACGAACGTGCCGTGATCCGCGAGATAGCGAGCCTGCTCACTCCGCCCGACGGGCCCGAGAGGTGA
- a CDS encoding alpha/beta fold hydrolase encodes MVEHRMIDVNGIRLHIAEEGEGPLVVLLHGFPESWHSWRHQFAPLAAAGFRVVAPDQRGYGRSDHPQDVDAYTILHLVGDVIGLIHALGEREAFVVGHDWGAPVAWHTALLRPDVVRGVAGLSVPPPFRGERPPLAAMQERFGGRFYWNYFNRPGVADAEFAEDTRTALRKLFYSASGDGPGAGRPDQALVADPARGWLAEMTDPEVLPDWLTEKDLDELTESYANGFTGALNWYRNLDRNWELTAAWQGAVVRTPALYLYGDRDLVPAFPGTPELIAKLPELMPGLRRAPIVLPGCGHWTQQERPEEVNTALVEFLTELRG; translated from the coding sequence ATGGTTGAGCATCGCATGATCGACGTGAACGGCATCCGGCTGCACATCGCGGAGGAAGGCGAGGGGCCGCTGGTCGTGCTGCTGCACGGCTTCCCCGAGTCCTGGCACTCCTGGCGTCACCAGTTCGCCCCGCTCGCCGCCGCCGGGTTCCGGGTGGTCGCCCCCGACCAGCGCGGATACGGCCGCAGCGACCACCCTCAGGACGTGGACGCGTACACCATCCTCCATCTGGTCGGGGACGTGATCGGGCTGATCCACGCCCTGGGCGAGCGGGAGGCGTTCGTCGTCGGGCACGACTGGGGCGCACCGGTGGCCTGGCACACCGCGTTGCTGCGGCCGGACGTGGTGCGCGGGGTGGCGGGGCTGAGCGTGCCGCCGCCGTTCCGCGGGGAGCGGCCTCCGCTGGCGGCCATGCAGGAGCGGTTCGGCGGGCGGTTCTACTGGAACTACTTCAACCGGCCCGGCGTCGCCGACGCCGAGTTCGCCGAGGACACCCGCACCGCCCTGCGCAAGCTGTTCTACTCCGCGTCCGGCGACGGCCCCGGCGCCGGCCGTCCCGACCAGGCACTGGTGGCCGACCCGGCCCGCGGCTGGCTGGCCGAGATGACCGACCCCGAGGTGCTGCCGGACTGGCTCACCGAGAAGGACCTGGACGAACTGACCGAGAGCTACGCGAACGGCTTCACCGGCGCCCTGAACTGGTACCGCAACCTCGACCGCAACTGGGAGCTGACCGCCGCCTGGCAGGGCGCGGTCGTCCGTACGCCGGCGCTGTACCTCTACGGCGACCGCGACCTGGTCCCGGCCTTCCCGGGTACGCCTGAACTCATCGCGAAACTCCCGGAGTTGATGCCCGGCCTGCGTCGTGCGCCGATCGTGCTGCCAGGCTGCGGCCACTGGACGCAGCAGGAGCGTCCCGAGGAAGTCAACACCGCGCTGGTCGAGTTCCTGACGGAACTGCGGGGCTGA
- a CDS encoding MarR family winged helix-turn-helix transcriptional regulator, producing MPSQSRSRLPATQPGDTTDSRRLTEAVTRLRRALRASIRTDYPWETLPMAQVELLQVLAEHPPARIGDLASRQRLAASTVSGLIGQMINAGLVARAVDPADRRASVVTLTEAGRAQLDAWTRAHENRLEAALGSLDEVDRDAVRAALPALFRVADFLEDAED from the coding sequence ATGCCCTCGCAGTCCCGTTCCCGCCTCCCGGCCACCCAGCCGGGGGACACCACCGACTCCCGTCGGCTCACCGAGGCCGTCACGCGCCTGCGCCGGGCCCTGCGTGCCTCGATCCGCACCGACTATCCGTGGGAGACGCTGCCCATGGCCCAGGTCGAGCTGCTCCAGGTCCTCGCCGAGCACCCACCGGCCCGGATCGGGGATCTGGCGTCCCGGCAGCGGCTGGCCGCGAGCACGGTCAGCGGCCTCATCGGGCAGATGATCAACGCGGGCCTGGTCGCCCGCGCCGTCGACCCCGCGGACCGCCGGGCCTCCGTCGTCACCCTCACCGAGGCAGGCCGCGCACAGCTCGATGCCTGGACGCGTGCGCACGAGAACCGCCTTGAGGCCGCCCTGGGGTCGTTGGACGAGGTCGACCGCGACGCCGTCCGGGCCGCGCTGCCCGCCCTCTTCCGGGTCGCGGACTTCCTGGAGGACGCCGAGGACTGA